In the genome of Coleofasciculus sp. FACHB-1120, the window CCTGGCGGCAAAGTTAGCGCCAGGAGGCTTGATGCATATTTTTGTTTATGCTGAGCTGGGGCGCTGGGAAATCCAGTTGATGCAAAAAGCGATCGCGCTTCTTCAAGGTGAACGGCGAGGCGACTACCGTGATGGCGTTCAGGTGGGGCGTCAGATATTTGCCGCTTTACCAGAGAATAATCGACTGGTTAAGCGAGAAAAAGAGCGTTGGTCTTTAGAAAATCAGCGGGATGAATGCTTTGCGGATATGTACGTTCATCCCCAGGAAATCGACTACAACATTGAAACCGTTTTTGAACTAATTGATGCTTCGGGTTTAGATTTTGTCGGTTTTTCTAATCCCAAAAACTGGGAATTAGAGCGGCTGTTGGGGAAAAATTCAGACTTAATCGAACGGGCAAAAAATTTGAGCGATCGCGAACGTTATCGTTTAATCGAATTATTAGATCCAGAAGCTGTCACTCACTACGAATTTTTCCTAGCACGTCCTCCCCTATCCAAAGCAGATTGGTCATCGGATGGGGCACTACTGGCAGCCATTCCAACGCGAAACCCGTGCATGGATGGATGGCCTAGCCGCTGTCTGTTTAACTACGATTATCAGATTGTCAATTTGTCAGAAGGAGAGTTTGAATTTTTGCAAGCGTGTGATGTTAACTCAGAAAAACGTCGAAGCGTAGAAGAAATTTTGGCAGGTGTTTCATTGGAGTTGGAGCTTGTGCGATCGCTCTTGAAACAACAGCTAATTATGCTGGCACCAAGTTAACAACTAGGTAACGGTTAATGGGTAATAGGAAATTCGAGGCGATTCATTTCCTATTACTATTCCCATTGCCAATATTTCATATATCAATTCAGATTGCCATACATATTGGCATACATTTAGTTACCCTGGTTTGGCTGTGGGTTTGTTGGTTCTGCCTCCCAGATGATCTCGCGTTTTGGTTCTTCGTTACCGTCGTCTGGAATCTCAGCCGGCGTTGGTTCTGGGATTTCGGCTGGAGTTGGTTCTGGAATCTCAACCGGCGCTGGTTCTGGGATTTCGGCTGGAGTTGGTTCTGGAATCTCAGCTGGCGCTGGTTCTGGGATTTCGGCTGGAGTCTCAGCAGGGGTTGGTTCTGGGACTTCGGCTGGAGTTGCTTCTGGAGTCTCAGCAGGGGTTTCAGAAGGCGCTTCATCTCCGGCTTCAAACTCAATCGTGATAATCGGTTTATCCTCCTGATAGATAAAGGCTTCCATATCTCCTATCGGGTTTCGGGCACTGTTAAGGCTTTCACCATCATAGGGAGGAGTGCCATTGAAGAATTTTTCAAGCCGGTAGGTTTGAGCCACGGCTGGGGAAGCGATAAAGGCACTTAATCCAATGATGCAGATTAACCCTTGAGTTTGAGGTTTCATTTGACCAATACCTCCTCAACTACAGCTACCTGTAGTCTATATAACCACCAAAATTAAACGAAGTTTCCAGTTTATAACCTTTAGTGACTTCTGTAAAACTTGAGTGAGATAATTAGTTCGGAGGGAATCGGCAACAGTTGCGATCGCAACTATACTCCTTTGATTGTTTTTTCATCACCAAAACTTGATTTTAAAAACATAAAAAGCAAGCTTTGGTAGCATCAGTAATAAAGACAATTGCTTGCTACCAAAACAATAGAAAATGTCATTATTTTGTGGGACATAATAAACAAATCCCCCAACTTTTCTTTAATAAAGGAAGCTGGGGGATTTAATTATATGAAAAAGGCAATTCCTAGGAAACAACCTTCAATTTTTAGCGATGGATATTGAAAAATTTTCGGGGATTGGATTAAAGCTACAAAACCTAATAAAACTGCTGAATCTAGCGTCGGGTCTTACTAACTGCTTAACCCAATCTACAAGGCAAAGGTATGTAGGTTATTTAAGCACCCATCCTTACCTATGAAGAGATAAAAACTGAAGGCATTCTTGGAACTTGCATGACTATCTTACTGAACCTGGCTGGTAGGGCTGATTCATGGGTCTTGCCTCTCTTTGTAGCTGGTTTTCTGACTGATTAGGATTGTTGTTTCCAGGCTCTGTTGAATTGCGATTGGTTGCCGGTGTTGCATCCTGAGTTGATTCCCGAACCTCTCTATCGTCGTTAGAGGTTTCTCGATTTTCAGTCGGGTTGCGGGGTTCGATAACGTCGTCGCCCGTATATGGGGGGAGACCGTTGAAAAAGTCTTGTAAGGGTGTGTTTTGAGCTACGGCTGGGGAACTGATAAGGGCAGTTAATCCCAGGATGCCGATCAGCCACTGGGTTTTAAATTTCATTTGACCAATACTTCCTTAACTACGTGTAGTCTCCTAGTACTATAAATTAAACAAGTTTGCTTTTTGTAACCTCTAGCTGCCGACGTATCACCTGAGATAAAAAATCAGGTAGATAGAACAAGCAAGGGTAGCGATCGCTACTGTACCCAGATCGCTAGCGTACTCATTTGATGATTCTTTTGGCGTCAAAAACTGATGACAAGGCGATCGCGCCTTTACGCTTCTGCGTCTGGATTGTTCTTTGTGGTTCGCTTTTTATGAAACGCCATCGATCTTGATGGAGTATCTGGGTCTAGTTCGCAAGCGATCGCATTCTTGATTTTGGCGACGATGCTCTCGCATCAACCGATAACTAGACGTGCCCAATCGCTGTAGGTTAAAACAGCGATCTCGTCCTTGCACTTTCCCCAGAATAACTAACTGTGCGTCTCCAAATCAGACTACTCAGTGCGATCGCTCTTCTAACATCTGCTGCAACGCCGTTCGCGCTTAATTTTCCAACGCCATTCTTCACAACACAGGCGTTAGCGCAAACTTCAGATGCACGGAAAGCGGAAGCTGACCGACTATTGCAGCAAGGGATTCAGCAGTATCAGACCAGTCAATTTGAGGCGGCATTACAGTCTTGGCAACAGGCACTAAGTCTTTATCGAGAAATTAAAGACCGTTTGGGGGAGGGGAATGCGTTGGGTAATCTGGGACTTGCTTACTCTTCCCTGGGAGATTACGTCAAGGCGATTGAGTACCAGCAGCAGCGCTTGGCAATCTCTAAGGGTATCAAAGACCGTTTAGGGGAGGGGATATCTCTAAGCAATCTGGGAATTACTTATCGTTCCCTAGGAGATTATGCCAAGGCAATTGATTACCAGCAGCAGAGTTTGGCAATCATGTGGGAAATCAAAGACCGTTGGCGGGAGGGGCAATCTCTAGCCAATCTGGGAAATGCTTACTATTCTCTGGGAGATTACGCCAAGGCAATTGATTACCAGCAGCAGAGTTTAGCAATCATGCAGGAAATCAAAGACCGTTTGGGGGAGGGGGCATCCCTAGGCAATCTGGGAATGGCTTACTATTCCCTAGGAGATTACGCTAAGGCGATTGACTCCCATCATCAGAGTTTGGCAATCGCACGGGAGATTAAAAATCGTTTCGGGGAGGCGGCATCCCTAGGCAATCTGGGAAATGTTTACTCTTCCCTGGGAAATTACGCCAAAGCAATTGATTACCTACAGCAGCGTTTGACAATCGTGCGGGAAATCAAAGACCGTTTAGGGGAGGGGGGATCTCTGAACAATCTGGGACTTAATTTTCAGAAATCGGGCAACCTTGCTCAAGCCGAAAAAACCCTTCGCGCTGGAATCAAAGTCTGGGAATCTCTCCGGGAGCGATTGGGTGGCAATGATGCTTACAAAGTGTCAATTTTTGAGCAGCAAGCTCTCACCTATGGCCTGCTGCAACAAGTCCTGATTGCCCAAAATCAACCCACTACTGCTCTAGAAATTTCTGAAAGGGGTCGTGCCAGAGCATTTGTGGAGCTACTAGCGACACGCTTCTCCTCCCGTTCCTCTACTCAACCAAATATCTCTACCAGTCCACTCAACATCCAGGAAATTCAACAAATCTCCAAACAAAAAAATGCCACACTGGTTGAATATTCGATTATTTATGACGACTTCAAGAAGATTCAGGGTAAACAAGAATTTTATGAATCAGAACTCTATATCTGGGTAATCCCACCCTCAGGCGAAGTATCATTCCGTCGTGTTGACCTCAAACCCCTGTCGCAGCAACAAAATACAAGCCTTGCAGAACTTGTTATCAACAGCCGTGAATCTATCGGTGTCAGAGGTCGTGGTGGTATCGAAGTATCGCTGATAGATGATGTCAGCCAAACCGAACGCTTACAGCAACTCCACCAACTACTCATTCAACCCATTGCAGAACTCCTGCCTGCTGACCCCAATGCTCGTGTTATCTTCATCCCTCAAGAATCGTTGTTCTTAGTTCCCTTTGCTGCCCTCCAAGATGCCAACAAAAAATACTTAATCGAGCAACACACTATCCTCACGGCTCCCTCGATTCAGGTACTGGCGTTAACCCGTCAGCAACGACAACGGGTTCCAGTGCCCGCCAAGGATGTGCTAGTGGTTGGCAATCCCACGATGCCTAGCGTTGCGCCTAAGATTGGCGAAAAACCAACTCAACTGCCTCCGCTACCGGGTGCCGAGAAGGAAGCGATTGAGATTGCTCGTCTCCTAAATACGACTGCCCTCATCGGTAATCAAGCCACTGAATCTGCGGTTGTTCAGAGGCTACCCACCGCCAAGATGATTCACCTGGCGACTCACGGATTGCTGGATGATTTTCAAGGGTTGGGGATACCAGGTGCGATCGCGCTAACTCCTGCTGGAAAAGATGACGGGTTCCTCACTGCTAGCGAAATCCTGAATCTCAAGCTCAATGCCGAGTTAGTTGTCTTGAGTGCTTGCGATACTGGGCGAGGTAAAGTGACTGGCGATGGTGTGATTGGATTGTCTCGTTCTTTAATTACTGCGGGTGTCCCCAGTGTTATCGTCACTTTGTGGGCAATACCGGATAATCCTTCGGCTTTGTTGATGACCCAATTTTATCGAAATTTGCAACAAAACTCGGATAAAGCGCAAGCTTTGCGAAGCGCAATGCTAACGACGATGAAACAATATCCCAACCAGCCCAGCGCTTGGGCCGCCTACACGTTGATTGGGGAAGCTGAATAAGAAGTTAGGGAAAATAGCCGCAAGCTGCTACAACAATGGGCGGGGCGATACCCACACCGATGCCTAGAATACTTCCTAAAT includes:
- a CDS encoding CHAT domain-containing protein, with amino-acid sequence MRLQIRLLSAIALLTSAATPFALNFPTPFFTTQALAQTSDARKAEADRLLQQGIQQYQTSQFEAALQSWQQALSLYREIKDRLGEGNALGNLGLAYSSLGDYVKAIEYQQQRLAISKGIKDRLGEGISLSNLGITYRSLGDYAKAIDYQQQSLAIMWEIKDRWREGQSLANLGNAYYSLGDYAKAIDYQQQSLAIMQEIKDRLGEGASLGNLGMAYYSLGDYAKAIDSHHQSLAIAREIKNRFGEAASLGNLGNVYSSLGNYAKAIDYLQQRLTIVREIKDRLGEGGSLNNLGLNFQKSGNLAQAEKTLRAGIKVWESLRERLGGNDAYKVSIFEQQALTYGLLQQVLIAQNQPTTALEISERGRARAFVELLATRFSSRSSTQPNISTSPLNIQEIQQISKQKNATLVEYSIIYDDFKKIQGKQEFYESELYIWVIPPSGEVSFRRVDLKPLSQQQNTSLAELVINSRESIGVRGRGGIEVSLIDDVSQTERLQQLHQLLIQPIAELLPADPNARVIFIPQESLFLVPFAALQDANKKYLIEQHTILTAPSIQVLALTRQQRQRVPVPAKDVLVVGNPTMPSVAPKIGEKPTQLPPLPGAEKEAIEIARLLNTTALIGNQATESAVVQRLPTAKMIHLATHGLLDDFQGLGIPGAIALTPAGKDDGFLTASEILNLKLNAELVVLSACDTGRGKVTGDGVIGLSRSLITAGVPSVIVTLWAIPDNPSALLMTQFYRNLQQNSDKAQALRSAMLTTMKQYPNQPSAWAAYTLIGEAE
- a CDS encoding class I SAM-dependent methyltransferase — encoded protein: MEIRQDISSAVQRLYDTYPFPPEPLLDSPPPGYNWRWNWLAAYHFCTSQVPQKQNVRILDAGCGTGVGTEYLVHLNPAAQVVGIDLSSGALEVAQERCRRSGANRVEFHHKSLYDAQELPGEFDLINCVGVLHHLPDPIRGIQALAAKLAPGGLMHIFVYAELGRWEIQLMQKAIALLQGERRGDYRDGVQVGRQIFAALPENNRLVKREKERWSLENQRDECFADMYVHPQEIDYNIETVFELIDASGLDFVGFSNPKNWELERLLGKNSDLIERAKNLSDRERYRLIELLDPEAVTHYEFFLARPPLSKADWSSDGALLAAIPTRNPCMDGWPSRCLFNYDYQIVNLSEGEFEFLQACDVNSEKRRSVEEILAGVSLELELVRSLLKQQLIMLAPS